Proteins encoded by one window of Juglans regia cultivar Chandler chromosome 15, Walnut 2.0, whole genome shotgun sequence:
- the LOC108993222 gene encoding zinc finger protein SHOOT GRAVITROPISM 5-like: MLGNNSSSVVPSSEPFSCLENGNNNKRKRRPAGTPDPDAEVVSLSPKTLLESDRYVCEICNQGFQRDQNLQMHRRRHKVPWKLLKRENPVVRKRVFVCPEPSCLHHDPCHALGDLVGIKKHFRRKHSNQKQWVCDKCSKGYAVQSDYKAHLKTCGTRGHSCDCGRVFSRVESFIEHQDACSLGHLRPEPVQALQPACLSRTASSPSPSSETNFSTGPWPTLVVPKPKPPDTTFFNPTAGGNSSRTIASYHNLELQLSTTSNPNVDSSVSPKRDHDTHSTQLQLSIGSCEFGEKNESNIANRYSPKELSIKSDQKSVVAASRLKEQAREQLKLAIAEKAHAEEARQQAKRQIELAKQEFENAKRLRQQAQAELDKAQTLKGHAIKQINSTILQITCHACKMQFHALTTVPSDENSLVLSYMSSAITTEGEVVEIDNRTDHAKSANP; encoded by the exons ATGTTAGGCAATAATTCTTCCTCTGTCGTTCCTTCTTCTGAGCCATTTTCTTGCTTGGAAAACGGTAATAACAACAAGAGGAAAAGAAGGCCCGCAGGAACTCCAG ATCCAGATGCAGAAGTGGTTTCTCTTTCACCCAAAACACTATTGGAATCGGATCGCTATGTCTGCGAGATCTGCAACCAGGGATTTCAGAGAGACCAGAACCTTCAGATGCACCGGCGAAGGCACAAGGTGCCATGGAAGTTGCTAAAGAGAGAGAATCCAGTGGTGAGGAAGCGAGTTTTCGTGTGCCCAGAGCCAAGTTGCCTGCATCATGATCCGTGCCATGCTCTGGGTGATCTTGTTGGGATAAAGAAGCATTTCAGGAGGAAGCACAGCAATCAAAAGCAATGGGTCTGTGATAAATGCTCTAAAGGTTATGCAGTTCAATCAGATTACAAAGCCCACCTCAAAACCTGTGGCACCAGAGGCCATTCTTGTGATTGCGGTCGTGTTTTCTCAAG GGTGGAGAGTTTCATTGAACACCAAGATGCTTGCAGTTTGGGACATCTCCGGCCGGAACCAGTACAAGCACTACAGCCGGCATGCTTGTCTCGGACGGCTTCAAGTCCGAGCCCATCCAGCGAGACCAATTTTAGCACAGGTCCTTGGCCAACTTTAGTTGTGCCAAAGCCAAAACCACCAGACACGACATTCTTCAACCCTACTGCTGGAGGGAACTCATCCAGGACTATAGCAAGCTACCACAATCTGGAGCTTCAGCTCTCGACCACCTCGAATCCCAATGTCGATTCCTCGGTTTCCCCTAAAAGAGATCATGACACTCATTCTACCCAACTTCAGCTCTCAATTGGGTCATGTGAATTTGGAGAGAAGAATGAATCAAACATCGCTAATAGATACTCACCCAAGGAGCTGAGCATTAAAAGTGATCAGAAATCTGTAGTGGCTGCGTCAAGGCTCAAAGAACAAGCACGCGAGCAGTTAAAGCTTGCCATTGCCGAGAAGGCTCATGCCGAGGAGGCTAGACAACAAGCAAAGCGCCAGATTGAACTAGCAAAGCAGGAATTTGAGAATGCAAAGAGACTTAGGCAACAGGCGCAGGCTGAACTAGATAAGGCTCAGACTCTGAAAGGCCATGCAATCAAACAGATTAATTCGACAATTCTTCAAATAACTTGCCATGCCTGCAAGATGCAATTTCATGCACTGACAACTGTGCCTTCCGATGAGAATTCTCTGGTACTGAGTTACATGTCGTCCGCCATAACCACAGAAGGTGAAGTAGTAGAGATCGACAATCGGACTGATCATGCAAAATCAGCTAACCcttaa